In Chloroflexota bacterium, one DNA window encodes the following:
- a CDS encoding 4Fe-4S dicluster domain-containing protein has product MAEVGTAEKRPFTAPLSEGYLVVDRKKCSGCMSCMLACSLVHEGKTDLSLSRIQIVQNPWGCFPEDIALAICRQCVNPKCVEACPTEALHVDAANGNTRTVDGSLCDGCQVCIDACPYKPSRMIWHHEKGVAVKCDLCGRAPHWIEKGGPKGKQACVEICPMRAIKLVKEAPEQEGDAGYEVNLRNEHWGWLGFPTD; this is encoded by the coding sequence ATGGCTGAGGTAGGAACCGCGGAGAAGAGACCATTCACAGCCCCGTTGTCAGAAGGGTACCTTGTGGTTGACAGGAAAAAGTGCTCTGGTTGTATGTCCTGTATGCTGGCGTGCTCCCTGGTGCACGAGGGAAAGACCGACCTCTCTTTGTCCAGGATACAAATAGTGCAGAACCCCTGGGGATGTTTTCCTGAAGACATAGCTCTGGCCATATGCCGGCAGTGCGTCAACCCCAAATGCGTCGAGGCCTGTCCGACCGAGGCGCTGCACGTTGATGCTGCAAACGGAAACACAAGGACTGTAGACGGATCCCTGTGCGATGGCTGCCAGGTCTGCATCGATGCTTGCCCGTATAAGCCGAGCAGAATGATATGGCACCATGAGAAGGGTGTCGCCGTCAAATGTGACCTCTGTGGCAGGGCACCGCATTGGATCGAGAAAGGTGGCCCTAAAGGTAAGCAGGCTTGTGTTGAGATATGCCCCATGAGGGCCATAAAACTGGTGAAAGAAGCACCCGAGCAAGAGGGAGATGCGGGATACGAGGTGAACTTGAGGAACGAACACTGGGGATGGCTCGGTTTCCCGACAGACTAA
- the arsB gene encoding ACR3 family arsenite efflux transporter, whose protein sequence is MAEKRGIGFFEKFLTLWVIACMGAGILIGQFLPGVPVFLSRFEYAKVSVPVAILIWLMIYPMMLKVDFASVVNVGRNPRGLVITWVTNWLIKPFTMFGIASLFFFVIFKALIPRDLGTDYLAGAVLLGAAPCTAMVFVWSYLTRGNPAYTLVQVATNDLIILFAFVPIVALLLGVSDIAVPWMTLFLSVVLFVVIPLAGGSFTRIYVTRRRGREYFENKFIPKFGNITIIGLLLTLVIIFSFQGRTIIDDPVHIILIAVPLSIQTFLIFFVAYGWAKAWKLGHDIAAPASMIGASNFFELAVAVAISVFGLRSAAALATTVGVLVEVPIMLTLVAIANKTRHWFPKPELSHRS, encoded by the coding sequence ATGGCTGAAAAGAGAGGTATTGGTTTCTTTGAGAAATTTCTCACGCTGTGGGTGATTGCCTGCATGGGTGCAGGCATACTGATAGGTCAATTTCTGCCGGGGGTTCCCGTTTTCTTGAGCAGATTTGAGTATGCCAAGGTATCAGTACCGGTGGCGATACTAATCTGGCTTATGATTTACCCGATGATGTTAAAGGTGGACTTCGCCAGCGTGGTAAATGTTGGGAGGAACCCCCGCGGGCTTGTGATAACCTGGGTCACGAACTGGCTTATCAAGCCGTTTACCATGTTTGGTATTGCTTCTCTTTTCTTCTTCGTGATATTCAAGGCACTGATTCCGCGCGACCTGGGAACGGATTATCTGGCCGGGGCAGTACTGCTCGGCGCCGCACCATGCACCGCAATGGTGTTTGTCTGGAGCTATCTCACCAGGGGCAATCCGGCCTATACTCTGGTCCAGGTAGCTACCAACGACCTCATTATCCTGTTCGCCTTCGTACCCATCGTCGCTCTGTTGCTTGGGGTCAGCGATATAGCAGTTCCCTGGATGACACTGTTTCTGTCGGTCGTTCTCTTCGTGGTTATTCCGCTGGCCGGCGGTTCGTTCACCAGAATCTATGTGACCCGAAGGCGGGGGAGAGAATACTTCGAGAACAAGTTTATACCCAAATTTGGGAACATAACCATTATCGGGCTTTTGCTCACGCTTGTTATCATATTCTCATTTCAGGGAAGGACCATTATTGATGATCCAGTCCATATCATTCTGATAGCTGTGCCGCTCAGTATTCAGACCTTTCTCATTTTCTTTGTTGCCTACGGGTGGGCAAAGGCATGGAAACTTGGCCATGATATCGCGGCCCCTGCCAGTATGATTGGAGCTAGCAACTTCTTCGAACTTGCTGTAGCGGTTGCTATATCTGTCTTCGGACTCAGATCGGCAGCAGCGCTGGCGACTACCGTGGGGGTACTCGTTGAGGTCCCGATCATGCTGACCCTGGTGGCAATTGCTAACAAGACACGCCACTGGTTCCCCAAGCCAGAACTTAGTCATAGAAGTTAG
- the arsM gene encoding arsenite methyltransferase codes for MKEKKIKDAVKKTYSEIASRENQCCCSSPCCGDDALSAAVAAGYLLEELGNVPEEAAMGLGCGNPTAIAALKEGEMVVDLGAGAGLDVFLASRRVGPKGKVIGVDMTEEMVKKANKLTETHGYDNVEFRLGEIENLPLEDESADVIISNCVINLSPDKGRVFREAYRVLRPGGRLAVSDIVSEEPLPAELRQDMEAWATCVGGALEQKEYLNKIGEAGFKEVKVSCSREFYVEVEPGENMCQLRSITVEAHKPQN; via the coding sequence AGAAAACCAGTGTTGCTGTTCCAGCCCTTGCTGTGGTGATGACGCTCTATCCGCAGCGGTGGCGGCGGGCTATTTGCTGGAAGAGCTGGGGAATGTCCCCGAAGAGGCAGCGATGGGATTGGGATGCGGTAATCCTACGGCGATAGCCGCCTTGAAAGAAGGGGAGATGGTGGTGGATCTGGGGGCGGGGGCAGGCTTAGACGTGTTCCTGGCATCGAGGAGGGTCGGCCCGAAGGGGAAGGTGATCGGTGTGGACATGACCGAGGAGATGGTGAAGAAGGCGAATAAGCTGACTGAGACGCATGGCTATGATAACGTGGAGTTTCGCCTGGGTGAGATAGAGAACCTTCCTTTGGAGGACGAGTCTGCGGATGTGATCATCAGCAACTGCGTGATCAATCTCTCCCCTGACAAGGGCAGGGTTTTCCGGGAGGCCTACCGTGTCCTGAGACCCGGGGGTAGGCTGGCGGTCTCCGACATTGTTTCTGAGGAACCGCTGCCCGCCGAGTTGCGCCAAGACATGGAGGCATGGGCAACCTGTGTAGGAGGGGCTCTGGAGCAGAAAGAATATCTTAATAAGATTGGGGAAGCCGGCTTCAAAGAGGTGAAGGTGTCCTGCAGCCGGGAATTCTATGTGGAAGTTGAGCCAGGCGAGAATATGTGCCAGCTCAGAAGTATCACAGTAGAGGCGCATAAGCCGCAAAACTGA